A stretch of Fusobacterium periodonticum ATCC 33693 DNA encodes these proteins:
- a CDS encoding lysine exporter LysO family protein: MIAVSCAVIIGILLGYFTKSYFSFDIGLLIQFGLYFLLFFIGIDIGKNENIITDLKKLNKKVLFLPFITIISSLAGGAVASIFLSLTMPETIAVSAGMGWYSFSAIELSKVSVELGGIAFLSNIFRELLAIIFIPIIAKKVGALESVSVAGATAMDSVLPIINRSTSAEISIISFYSGLVISIIVPILIPILVNIFSL, encoded by the coding sequence ATGATAGCAGTTTCTTGTGCAGTTATAATTGGAATTCTTTTAGGATATTTTACAAAATCATATTTTAGTTTTGATATAGGATTATTAATACAGTTTGGATTATATTTTTTATTGTTTTTTATAGGAATAGATATTGGAAAAAATGAAAATATAATAACTGATCTAAAAAAATTAAATAAAAAAGTTTTATTTTTACCATTTATAACTATCATATCCTCATTAGCTGGTGGAGCAGTAGCTTCAATTTTCCTATCTCTTACTATGCCAGAAACAATAGCTGTAAGTGCTGGAATGGGCTGGTATTCTTTCTCAGCAATAGAGTTATCAAAAGTTAGTGTTGAACTTGGTGGAATAGCTTTCTTATCAAATATTTTCAGGGAGCTATTAGCTATTATCTTTATCCCTATTATTGCTAAAAAAGTAGGAGCATTGGAGTCAGTTTCTGTTGCAGGAGCTACAGCTATGGATTCAGTATTACCTATTATAAATAGAAGTACTTCAGCAGAAATCTCTATAATTTCATTTTATAGTGGTCTTGTTATATCAATAATTGTGCCAATTTTAATACCAATTTTAGTCAATATTTTTTCATTATAG